Proteins encoded together in one Corallococcus soli window:
- a CDS encoding glycoside hydrolase family 16 protein, with product MNMLRATRWGLAVCGLGLWAACGEPEPAPAPDTAPVVAAEGPGGVRAAGATGLLPAWGAPLWQDEFDGTDLKPWWYKMPHTYAAGNSESQWYRPENLEVSAGTLKIHSRRQDYLGSTTQAPAMPFTSPDGINRATPRTGLPAGKRYFTSGMINTREGNPATYFPLYGKYEIRARLPHGQGLLPAFWLRRKGGASSGEVDVMEYFFNYRPGRGKFSLHFPNTLGVNTTQQLVTFEPAAPGTGGWHTWSVEITPAGDPLTGPIDFKAFLDGVQYGGYQLTDAATLAMLRQPGANSTWDICLNTAVGGKWVGEPDQQLGYLPMVHRCSRTQAAPGTTGCATTDLFFVSLPAVFEIDYVRVYSLP from the coding sequence ATGAACATGCTTCGTGCGACACGATGGGGGTTGGCGGTGTGTGGCCTGGGCCTGTGGGCTGCTTGCGGCGAGCCGGAGCCCGCGCCAGCTCCTGACACGGCTCCTGTTGTCGCGGCGGAGGGCCCTGGAGGCGTTCGCGCGGCCGGCGCCACGGGGCTGCTCCCTGCCTGGGGCGCCCCGCTGTGGCAGGACGAGTTCGACGGCACCGACCTGAAGCCGTGGTGGTACAAGATGCCGCACACCTACGCGGCGGGGAACAGCGAGTCGCAGTGGTACCGACCGGAGAACCTGGAGGTCTCGGCGGGGACGCTGAAGATCCACTCCCGGCGCCAGGACTACCTCGGGTCCACGACCCAGGCGCCTGCGATGCCCTTCACCAGCCCGGATGGCATCAACCGGGCCACGCCCAGGACGGGCCTCCCCGCGGGCAAGCGCTACTTCACCTCCGGGATGATCAACACCCGCGAGGGCAACCCGGCCACGTACTTCCCGCTCTATGGCAAGTATGAGATTCGCGCCCGGCTGCCGCATGGGCAGGGCCTGCTGCCCGCCTTCTGGTTGCGTCGCAAGGGCGGGGCCTCCTCCGGGGAGGTCGACGTCATGGAGTACTTCTTCAACTACCGGCCGGGACGCGGGAAGTTCTCGCTGCACTTCCCCAACACGCTCGGGGTGAACACGACGCAGCAACTGGTGACGTTCGAGCCCGCCGCGCCGGGGACTGGCGGCTGGCACACCTGGTCGGTGGAGATCACCCCGGCGGGCGACCCGCTCACCGGCCCCATCGACTTCAAGGCGTTCCTGGACGGGGTCCAGTACGGCGGCTACCAGCTGACCGATGCGGCGACCCTGGCGATGCTGCGTCAGCCGGGCGCGAACTCGACCTGGGACATCTGTCTGAACACGGCCGTCGGCGGCAAGTGGGTGGGCGAACCGGATCAGCAACTGGGCTACCTCCCCATGGTCCACCGCTGCTCGCGGACGCAGGCCGCCCCGGGCACCACCGGCTGCGCCACCACCGACCTGTTCTTCGTGTCGCTGCCCGCGGTGTTTGAAATCGACTACGTCCGCGTCTACTCCCTGCCCTGA
- a CDS encoding CHAT domain-containing protein, which yields MTDAGTTRKLDLAEGLLGKRMPAQAVQLAREALQEQPAGALPGERARAHDVLGQALLESEDGAAAVGHLEEALGLLAPDAPSQSRIQTRMTLATAYACLERHGDAAAQLTRAIEDARAVGLPGHLALASVRLAELEELSGDVRRWPERLRSAEREVVGTPFEKLLLLLRLGPERNGGRLAEEVLDVMRSYAQDTLQLNVPLEQQLAILLMNQAEQLPGDLRSELLDGTNRLRIKPIVRARLLASEGRASEALELLRRKLPKDTTHSEQLRTAGLLMALLDEQAHDERLQVCDVVERLLVGEDDDPSMRSDLAAALWKSARGERKVLDRAWRHAEHAAEVLASSASAREVNARVLASIRMSQLASGAAMSTPEQIALALWFEQALPLPEEELDRHRREAASILLHPGPLTLPRALTIAERLLCGATDSAETQAIQSRLRWVRQRSQAASDTASPDSMGDRRGPFDEVPAWVVELAQGRPPSKAISFDEQELTFLPHLMTARPDRAEECLDWLLEIMLRASMTGRELLALLAALGPVGAVGPRLLERVERAVAREPSFSLLRLRVQLLAQTRAWGEETPYSHAANALLAAARTPEERLEAGFFKGVERLNALQVLHPLEGRREHILEEARQILLKAMEEITRVQIPDPLLFALLITTGNAFREGPAPEVERALGLYEQARSLGAPNPLEAARLSKVTADALLLRLAPGDAVQALRLLEHALKLREGGPYEAETLVSAAQAELEQPERPDEERLTRAIARLEEALRCGDERNRLALADQLISLMAQLIPHRRRDGSLHRRLDELGRLHPRLAEKAARAKRGQKGPVPEEWMRIGVASVQQPAVAAYVRETHPLKRAKDLIAELSLDPSSPLAQAILAQESPPEERTPSSLRARAERLLHVTDAEERPGLCAARAKLLTHLAGLGHASVQETLSTIEEAERLSRAISSPEARHFLILELVRVWTPLDVHDHPIADFSRAARLCREVLDDPAVSPAVSLDALQCFARATRYRTDGDRDAHLREAAKLYEECLRHYEHLGMEDGEAIMRTNLAEVRAELRTGGSEPEYDEGLKAARARVSVARGSSEQVLAKGNLAVELTRLGSRRRSPEGDALLAEARTHFESMPWEDVPELRRFSVENFQALCLAEIAVRAGRRAEAIGLWSQRLEGQDREAQPFNWAMTAHNFALHLMAPDRHTGSMETKAVIAGLLLCEQVLQIRTLEAHPGFHWETTDEMGQAIVRVLECRPDSDPWPHELWVRGAQALDSAIAAARRWGKGERLAQSALGLLRLSLLTQEPRHIEPTAERAWVALDEARPFLLVDEASAFEEAQVTADVGTVLARALNEQSASGSAGLSFVLTGDSAERVLRWLARASGAFQRTLAGRMSRPARVPSGDWVEWLEALRGGTPGGVARALEKVRLTEPSFLRGEPDLSGTWNWLRSRPGSAAVALVSGSLGTMVVALESPEQPRVMVAELRVDAIPVEERAVAQAMGVDEGGQPYRDLLAWARTHLLPSLQFLLPPAPTHLLWIPAGPLRLLAPVDLWPSTPVSLGTRLALEARPFPERPRCTLIAVADPGPGRRGDLKSAVKLGAHLAQRVAASGKPRALLSQGSKFGTALKLTCPGIVERPASAQDVLRELAEADVVVILCHGGVEGPRKATLQLLDETGSDSELALEQVGADPRRIAGATVVLLSCETGQVGSWLHRAAGLAGAFLASGARRIIAPLWDVRLGTAFQVGNAVLDALAGDQDPSLALHALQSADQQADRSSASSFGRIWSLKAFVHWVG from the coding sequence ATGACGGACGCCGGAACGACGAGGAAGTTGGACCTCGCAGAAGGGCTCCTGGGCAAGCGGATGCCAGCGCAAGCCGTCCAGTTGGCGCGAGAGGCGCTCCAGGAGCAGCCGGCGGGTGCCCTCCCGGGGGAGCGCGCCCGCGCGCATGACGTGCTCGGTCAGGCCCTGTTGGAATCGGAAGACGGTGCTGCTGCCGTGGGGCATCTGGAAGAGGCCCTGGGGCTGCTCGCGCCCGACGCCCCCAGCCAATCGCGCATTCAGACCCGCATGACGTTGGCTACCGCATATGCCTGCCTTGAGCGTCACGGCGATGCGGCTGCCCAGCTCACACGAGCCATTGAGGATGCGCGGGCGGTGGGCCTCCCGGGACACCTTGCATTGGCATCGGTGCGTCTGGCCGAACTGGAAGAGCTGTCCGGCGATGTCCGACGCTGGCCCGAACGCCTGCGGTCTGCGGAACGGGAAGTGGTAGGCACTCCTTTCGAGAAACTCCTGCTGTTGCTGCGCTTGGGGCCCGAGCGTAACGGCGGACGCTTGGCGGAGGAGGTGCTCGACGTGATGAGGAGCTATGCCCAGGACACCCTGCAGCTCAATGTCCCCCTGGAGCAGCAGCTTGCCATCCTCCTGATGAACCAAGCGGAGCAGCTTCCCGGAGACCTCCGCAGTGAACTGCTGGACGGAACGAACCGCCTACGCATCAAGCCCATTGTCCGTGCGCGACTCCTCGCCAGCGAGGGACGTGCGAGCGAAGCGCTGGAGCTGCTACGGCGGAAGCTGCCGAAGGATACGACCCACTCCGAGCAGCTGCGGACCGCGGGGCTGTTGATGGCCCTCCTCGACGAGCAGGCCCACGACGAGCGCCTCCAGGTCTGCGACGTGGTGGAGCGGCTGTTGGTGGGCGAGGATGACGATCCATCGATGCGTTCGGACCTGGCAGCGGCGCTTTGGAAGAGCGCGAGGGGCGAGCGGAAGGTACTGGACCGGGCTTGGCGTCACGCAGAGCATGCGGCGGAGGTCCTGGCCAGCAGCGCCTCCGCGAGAGAGGTCAACGCACGGGTCCTCGCGTCGATCCGCATGTCGCAGCTTGCCTCCGGCGCCGCCATGTCCACGCCTGAGCAGATCGCCCTGGCGCTCTGGTTCGAGCAGGCCCTGCCTCTTCCTGAAGAGGAATTGGACCGCCATCGGAGGGAGGCCGCATCCATCCTGCTCCATCCAGGACCGCTCACGCTTCCGCGAGCCCTCACCATCGCCGAGCGATTGCTTTGCGGTGCGACTGACTCTGCGGAAACGCAAGCAATCCAGTCGCGCCTTCGGTGGGTCCGTCAGCGAAGCCAAGCTGCCAGTGACACGGCTTCGCCGGATTCCATGGGTGACCGGCGGGGTCCCTTCGATGAGGTGCCCGCGTGGGTGGTCGAGCTTGCCCAGGGACGGCCTCCTTCCAAGGCCATTTCTTTCGATGAGCAAGAGCTGACGTTCCTGCCCCATCTCATGACGGCCCGTCCGGATCGCGCGGAGGAGTGTCTGGACTGGCTGCTCGAAATCATGCTTCGCGCCTCCATGACGGGCCGCGAGCTTCTAGCCCTCCTCGCGGCGCTTGGGCCGGTGGGGGCAGTGGGCCCCCGCCTGCTTGAACGCGTGGAGCGTGCGGTGGCTCGCGAGCCGAGCTTCTCCTTGTTGCGTCTGAGGGTGCAGCTTCTCGCCCAGACCAGGGCGTGGGGAGAGGAAACGCCCTATTCGCACGCCGCGAATGCGCTCCTCGCCGCAGCGCGCACCCCTGAGGAACGGCTCGAAGCAGGCTTCTTCAAGGGCGTCGAACGACTGAACGCGCTTCAGGTGCTTCATCCCCTGGAAGGACGCCGCGAACACATCCTGGAGGAGGCACGCCAGATCCTCCTCAAGGCCATGGAAGAGATCACCCGCGTCCAGATTCCAGATCCCCTCCTCTTCGCCCTCCTCATCACCACGGGCAACGCCTTCCGGGAGGGTCCCGCACCCGAGGTCGAGCGCGCCCTGGGCCTCTACGAGCAGGCTCGGAGTCTGGGAGCCCCCAATCCGCTTGAAGCCGCGAGGCTCTCGAAGGTCACCGCGGATGCCCTGCTCTTGCGCCTCGCCCCGGGCGATGCCGTGCAGGCCCTGCGGTTGTTGGAGCATGCCCTCAAGCTCCGGGAAGGGGGCCCTTACGAAGCCGAGACCCTCGTGTCCGCCGCCCAGGCGGAACTTGAGCAGCCGGAGCGTCCGGACGAGGAGCGCCTGACGCGTGCCATCGCCCGGCTCGAGGAGGCGTTGCGCTGCGGAGATGAGCGGAACCGGCTGGCCTTGGCCGATCAATTGATCAGCCTCATGGCTCAGCTCATTCCCCATCGGCGGCGAGATGGGTCGCTCCACCGGCGGCTCGATGAGCTTGGTCGGCTCCACCCGAGGTTGGCAGAGAAGGCCGCCCGCGCGAAGCGTGGCCAGAAAGGACCCGTTCCGGAGGAGTGGATGCGCATCGGAGTCGCCTCCGTCCAGCAACCAGCAGTCGCCGCCTATGTCCGGGAAACGCACCCATTGAAGCGGGCGAAGGACCTCATCGCTGAACTGTCGCTGGATCCCTCCAGCCCACTGGCCCAAGCCATCCTGGCCCAGGAGTCACCGCCGGAAGAACGAACACCTTCTTCCCTGCGGGCACGCGCGGAGCGATTGCTTCACGTCACCGACGCCGAGGAGCGCCCAGGGCTCTGCGCGGCACGCGCGAAGCTGCTCACGCACCTCGCGGGTTTGGGACATGCGAGCGTTCAGGAAACGTTGTCCACCATTGAGGAAGCCGAGCGTCTGAGCCGGGCCATTTCCAGTCCGGAGGCACGCCACTTCCTCATCCTGGAGCTGGTTCGCGTCTGGACGCCCTTGGATGTCCATGACCACCCCATCGCGGATTTCTCCCGGGCAGCGCGGCTGTGTCGCGAGGTGCTCGACGACCCTGCGGTGAGCCCAGCCGTTTCCCTGGATGCGCTGCAATGCTTCGCACGAGCGACGCGCTACCGGACGGACGGGGACCGGGATGCCCACCTGCGCGAGGCCGCCAAGCTCTACGAGGAATGTCTTCGCCACTACGAGCACCTGGGTATGGAGGACGGCGAAGCCATCATGCGCACGAACCTCGCGGAGGTCCGGGCGGAGCTTCGCACAGGAGGCAGCGAGCCCGAATACGATGAGGGCCTCAAGGCCGCGCGCGCACGCGTCTCGGTGGCTCGCGGTTCCTCGGAGCAGGTGCTCGCGAAGGGCAACCTCGCGGTGGAACTCACGCGCCTGGGCTCGCGACGCCGCTCTCCTGAGGGTGACGCGCTGCTTGCCGAAGCGCGGACGCACTTCGAGTCGATGCCATGGGAGGATGTCCCCGAACTGCGACGGTTTTCGGTGGAGAACTTCCAGGCCCTCTGCCTCGCGGAGATCGCCGTCCGAGCAGGGCGGCGCGCCGAGGCCATTGGGCTGTGGAGCCAGCGTCTGGAGGGACAGGACCGAGAGGCCCAGCCTTTCAACTGGGCAATGACCGCCCACAACTTCGCCCTGCACCTGATGGCGCCGGACCGCCACACGGGAAGCATGGAAACGAAGGCCGTCATCGCGGGATTGCTGCTGTGCGAACAGGTGCTTCAGATCCGGACACTGGAGGCCCATCCCGGATTCCATTGGGAGACCACCGATGAAATGGGGCAGGCCATAGTGCGGGTCCTGGAATGCCGGCCCGATTCCGACCCCTGGCCCCATGAGCTGTGGGTTCGCGGAGCGCAAGCGCTCGACAGCGCTATCGCGGCGGCCCGGCGATGGGGGAAAGGCGAGCGGCTCGCCCAATCCGCCCTCGGGCTGCTCCGGCTCTCCCTCCTGACTCAAGAGCCCAGGCACATTGAGCCCACCGCCGAGCGCGCCTGGGTCGCGCTCGATGAAGCCCGGCCCTTCCTGCTGGTGGACGAGGCATCGGCATTTGAAGAGGCCCAGGTCACCGCCGACGTAGGGACCGTGCTGGCCCGCGCGCTGAACGAGCAGAGCGCCAGCGGCAGCGCAGGGCTCTCCTTCGTGCTGACCGGAGACTCGGCGGAGCGCGTCCTTCGCTGGCTTGCGCGGGCATCGGGCGCGTTCCAACGCACCCTGGCGGGCAGAATGTCCCGTCCCGCCCGAGTTCCCTCCGGGGACTGGGTGGAATGGCTTGAGGCTCTTCGCGGAGGAACGCCTGGCGGCGTGGCGCGGGCCTTGGAAAAGGTGCGCCTCACCGAGCCCTCCTTCCTTCGCGGAGAGCCAGACCTGTCCGGGACGTGGAACTGGTTGAGGTCACGGCCCGGCTCGGCCGCTGTTGCACTTGTCAGCGGAAGCCTGGGAACGATGGTAGTGGCCCTCGAAAGCCCGGAGCAGCCTCGGGTGATGGTGGCGGAACTCCGGGTCGACGCGATCCCCGTGGAAGAGCGCGCGGTGGCCCAGGCGATGGGTGTGGATGAGGGCGGGCAACCCTACCGGGACCTCCTGGCCTGGGCCCGGACGCACCTGCTTCCATCCCTTCAGTTCCTGCTTCCACCTGCCCCCACGCACCTGCTCTGGATTCCCGCAGGACCGCTGCGCTTGCTGGCGCCGGTGGATCTCTGGCCCTCCACGCCTGTCTCCCTGGGAACGAGGCTCGCTTTGGAGGCGCGCCCCTTTCCGGAGCGTCCCCGATGCACACTCATCGCGGTCGCCGATCCCGGCCCCGGCCGCCGGGGGGACCTTAAAAGTGCGGTCAAGCTCGGCGCGCATCTGGCACAGCGCGTGGCCGCTTCCGGAAAACCACGCGCGCTACTGAGTCAGGGGTCGAAGTTCGGGACGGCGCTCAAACTGACATGCCCTGGGATCGTGGAGCGACCGGCATCGGCACAGGATGTCCTGCGCGAGCTCGCGGAGGCGGACGTAGTCGTGATCCTCTGCCATGGAGGGGTCGAGGGTCCTCGCAAGGCAACGCTCCAGCTCCTCGACGAGACAGGCTCAGACTCGGAGCTGGCACTGGAGCAGGTGGGTGCGGATCCCCGGCGCATCGCGGGCGCCACCGTTGTGCTTCTCTCGTGCGAGACGGGACAAGTGGGCAGCTGGCTTCACCGTGCCGCAGGACTGGCCGGCGCATTCCTGGCAAGCGGTGCCCGGCGCATCATAGCCCCCCTCTGGGACGTGCGGTTGGGAACGGCATTCCAGGTAGGGAATGCCGTCCTCGATGCATTGGCCGGGGATCAGGACCCATCCCTGGCGCTCCACGCACTCCAATCCGCAGACCAGCAAGCAGACAGAAGCTCTGCTTCGAGCTTCGGCCGTATCTGGTCACTCAAGGCTTTCGTCCACTGGGTAGGCTGA
- a CDS encoding ComEC/Rec2 family competence protein, with protein MLTLEMLPAGCGDCLLLEHVHEGRTQRILIDGGTPASYPALRARLSRDARPHFDLIVVTHVDADHIGGILELLRDPAVGTTYDDLWFNGQHHMKSFLAEATGAEGGSAGPEVPPEDRLGPGQGEALATIIRGGRWNEAFRRGPIVVPDTGALPRIELRNGLSLTVLSPTPTALRRMALVWAREVRSVEEELSRPHMATQEQADRLGGTLDVGALSAEPQQRDDAPANGSSIALLAECGPHACLLAADAWPQVLAATLQRLLQERGLSRLPLSAVKLPHHGSKRNVTREWLDLVECSDFLISTDGTRFRHPDAQAIARIVSAKRGVRLHFNTASVPASQWKSESLQVRHGFTTTYPASEGGSRVLTWG; from the coding sequence ATGCTGACACTGGAGATGCTGCCAGCGGGGTGCGGTGACTGTTTGCTCCTGGAGCACGTGCATGAGGGACGTACCCAGCGCATCCTCATTGATGGCGGCACCCCCGCGTCGTATCCGGCCCTGCGCGCACGGCTTTCTCGCGACGCGCGGCCGCACTTCGACCTGATCGTCGTCACCCATGTCGATGCGGACCACATCGGCGGCATCCTGGAGCTGCTCCGGGACCCTGCGGTCGGCACCACCTATGACGACCTCTGGTTCAACGGCCAGCACCACATGAAGTCCTTCCTGGCGGAAGCCACGGGCGCGGAGGGAGGCAGTGCAGGGCCGGAAGTCCCCCCAGAGGACCGGCTCGGACCCGGACAGGGTGAAGCGCTGGCGACAATCATCCGGGGCGGGCGCTGGAATGAAGCCTTTCGCCGGGGTCCCATTGTCGTGCCGGATACGGGTGCATTGCCACGCATCGAGCTGCGCAATGGGTTATCGCTGACGGTGCTGTCACCCACGCCGACCGCGCTCCGGAGGATGGCGCTCGTCTGGGCCAGGGAAGTCCGGTCCGTGGAAGAGGAGTTGTCCCGCCCCCACATGGCGACCCAGGAACAGGCGGATCGTCTGGGAGGAACCTTGGACGTGGGTGCACTGTCTGCGGAGCCCCAGCAGCGTGACGATGCCCCCGCCAATGGCAGCAGCATCGCGCTGCTCGCCGAGTGTGGCCCCCATGCGTGTTTGCTGGCCGCGGATGCCTGGCCCCAAGTCCTTGCGGCGACACTTCAGCGGCTGCTCCAGGAGCGGGGGCTGTCCCGGCTGCCTTTGAGCGCGGTCAAGCTTCCCCACCATGGCAGTAAGCGCAATGTCACGCGCGAATGGCTCGACCTGGTGGAGTGCAGCGACTTCCTCATCTCTACGGACGGCACGCGCTTCCGACATCCGGATGCCCAGGCAATCGCGCGCATCGTCTCCGCGAAGCGCGGGGTCCGACTGCACTTCAACACCGCGTCGGTCCCCGCTTCACAGTGGAAGTCCGAGAGCCTTCAGGTCCGCCATGGCTTCACCACCACCTACCCTGCCTCGGAAGGCGGGTCGCGGGTGCTCACCTGGGGCTGA